The Populus trichocarpa isolate Nisqually-1 chromosome 2, P.trichocarpa_v4.1, whole genome shotgun sequence genome has a window encoding:
- the LOC7478835 gene encoding uncharacterized protein LOC7478835 isoform X2: MVETRRSSSSSSKRSLPPSSPPPSSKRCKAAAAAAASEVSSSTSDVPTPVLPIENTSQEKDSGSELDLQATKSGEETQAEELVSLDEVTANGEKSKGAVVLNKSKKRVPKSVKSNAKAAWGQLLSQCSQNPHKLINSTLFTVGQSRQCNLWLNDSSISTILCKLKHIERGGAPIALLEITGGKGAVQVNGKLYQKNETLALNGGDEVIFTTSGKHAYIFQQLTSNSLGTPGMPSVSILEAQSAPIKGIHIEARSRDPSDYAGASILASLSHLLPPAAKTGEDGQQNTDFSTLPSGCEASEDHVPDVEMKDGTSNNDPSDVSPSEKAVAPSSNAANENANADSMRLGACTNAVIGRIPNSTYELKPLLRMLAGSSSEFDKIFDERERREILKDLDPPPVLMSTRRQLFKDSLQKGILNPEEIEVSFDNFPYYLSDTTKKVLIGGAFIHLKCGNKVAKFACDLPTVSPRMLLSGPAGSEIYQETLTKALAKDAGARLLIVDSLQLPGGSIHKEADSSRESLKSERVSAFAKRAMQAALLTKKPTSSVEAGITGCSTFGSHARPKQETSTASSKNYTFKTGDRVKFVGTSLASAISSLQPPLKEPTIGLRGKVVLTFEGNSSYKIGVRFDQSIPEGNDLGGRCEEDHGFFCTANSLRLDSSGGEDVDRLAINELFEVALNESKNAPLILFLKDLEKSLVGNQDAYTSLKSKLENLPEKVIVMGSHTQIDNRKEKSHAGGLLFTKFGGNHTALLDLAFPDSFGRPSDRSKETPKAMKQLSRLFPNKVTVQLPQDEALLVDWKQQLERDIETLKAQANIFSFRSVLSRVGLCCPDLETVCLKDQALTTESVEKVVGWALSHHFMHCSEASVNDSKILISSESILYGLSVLHGVQNESKSLKKSLKDVVTENEFEKKLLADVMPPSDIGVSFDDIGALENVKDTLKELVMLPLQRPELFCKGQLTKPCKGILLFGPPGTGKTMLAKAVATEAGANFINISMSSITSKWFGEGEKYVKAVFSLASKIAPSVVFVDEVDSMLGRRENPGEHEAMRKMKNEFMVNWDGLRTKDKERVLVLAATNRPFDLDEAVIRRLPRRLMVNLPDAPNREKILRVILAKEDLAPDVDLEAVANMTDGYSGSDIKNLCVTAAHCPIREILKTEKKERTLALAENSPLPTLYSSSDIRPLKMEDFRYAHEQVCASVSSESTNMNELLQWNDLYGEGGSRKKKSLSYFM; the protein is encoded by the exons ATGGTTGAAACCAGACgcagctcctcctcctcctccaaacgATCTCttcctccctcttctcctcctccCTCTTCTAAAAGATGCAAA gcggctgctgctgctgctgcatctGAGGTATCATCGTCGACCAGCGATGTACCGACACCGGTACTGCCGATAGAAAATACAAGTCAGGAAAAGGATTCCGGGTCTGAATTAGATTTGCAGGCTACTAAGTCTGGAGAGGAGACTCAAGCcgaggaattggtgtctttag atgAAGTCACTGCCAATGGAGAGAAATCCAAGGGTGCAGTAGTGCTGAACAAGTCAAAGAAGCGAGTACCAAAATCAGTAAAATCTAATGCCAAGGCTGCATGGGGCCAATTGCTGTCCCAATGTTCACAG AACCCTCACAAGCTGATAAATAGCACTCTTTTCACTGTTGGTCAAAGCCGACAATGCAATTTATGGCTTAATGATTCATCGATCAGTACTATTTTATGCAAACTGAAGCACATAGAG CGTGGAGGTGCACCTATTGCCTTATTGGAAATCACTGGGGGAAAAGGAGCAGTCCAAGTAAATGGTAAActttatcaaaagaatgaaactTTAGCATTAAATGGAGGCGATGAAGTGATTTTCACTACTTCTGGAAAACATGCATAT ATATTTCAGCAGCTAACAAGCAATAGCTTAGGCACACCAGGCATGCCTTCTGTGAGCATCTTAGAAGCCCAGAGTGCTCCTATAAAAGGGATTCACATTGAGGCAAGGTCTAGAGACCCCTCAGATTATGCAGGCGCATCAATATTGGCTTCTTTGTCACATCTTCTTCCACCTGCTGCCAAAACTGGTGAGGATGGGCAGCAAAATACAGATTTTTCCACCTTGCCTTCTGGCTGCGAAGCGTCCGAAGATCATGTTCCAGATGTTGAAATGAAGGATGGCACAAGCAATAATGATCCCAGTGATGTTTCCCCAAGCGAGAAAGCTGTTGCTCCTTCCTCTAATGCTGCCAATGAAAATGCTAATGCTGATAGCATGAGATTGGGTGCTTGTACAAATGCAGTTATTGGAAGGATTCCAAATTCAACTTATGAGTTAAAGCCATTGTTGCGGATGCTTGCAGGTTCATCTTctgaatttgataaaatatttgatgagaGGGAAAGGAGAGAAATCCTCAAGGATCTTGATCCTCCACCAGTTCTAATGTCCACTAGACGGCAGTTGTTTAAGGATAGTTTACAAAAAGGAATTCTAAACCCTGAAGAGATTGAAGTTTCATTTGACAATTTCCCATATTATCTAAG TGATACAACTAAGAAAGTTTTGATAGGTGGTGCATTCATCCATCTGAAATGTGGTAACAAAGTTGCAAAGTTTGCTTGCGATCTCCCTACTGTGTCCCCACGCATGTTACTATCTGGTCCTGCAG GCTCTGAAATATATCAGGAGACTCTGACAAAGGCACTTGCCAAAGATGCTGGTGCTAGACTATTAATTGTGGATTCGCTTCAATTGCCTGGT GGATCAATACACAAAGAAGCTGATTCTTCTAGAGAAAGTTTAAAATCAGAAAGAGTCTCTGCATTTGCCAAAAGAGCCATGCAGGCAGCATTACTAACTAAGAAACCTACTTCTAGTGTTGAGGCTGGCATAACTGGTTGCTCTACATTTGGTTCTCATGCCCGGCCAAAGCAGGAAACTTCTACTGCATCATCCAAAAACTACACGTTTAAAACAG GTGACAGAGTAAAGTTTGTGGGTACCTCCTTGGCATCTGCAATTTCTTCTTTGCAGCCTcctttaaa GGAACCAACAATTGGTTTACGAGGCAAGGTGGTCCTTACTTTTGAAGGAAACAGTTCCTATAAAATTGGCGTTAGATTTGATCAATCCATCCCAGAAGGCAATGACTTGGGCGGTCGTTGTGAAGAGGATCATGGTTTCTTTTGTACAG CTAATTCACTTCGTTTGGATAGTTCTGGAGGAGAAGATGTTGACAGGCTTGCTATTAATGAGCTCTTTGAG GTTGCTttaaatgaaagtaaaaatGCCCCCCTAATCTTGTTTTTGAAAGACTTAGAGAAGTCTCTGGTGGGAAATCAAGATGCATACACTTCCCTAAAGAGTAAGCTTGAGAATTTACCAGAGAAAGTTATCGTAATGGGCTCCCATACCCAGATTGACAATCGTAAGGAGAAG TCCCATGCTGGTGGTCTTCTATTTACGAAGTTTGGCGGCAACCACACTGCATTACTTGATCTTGCTTTTCCG GATAGCTTTGGAAGACCGAGTGATAGGAGCAAAGAAACACCCAAAGCAATGAAGCAGCTCTCACGACTTTTCCCAAACAAAGTAACAGTACAGTTGCCACAG GATGAAGCGTTGCTTGTGGACTGGAAACAGCAGTTGGAGCGTGATATTGAAACTCTGAAAGCACAAGCCAACATTTTTAGCTTTCGTTCA GTTCTCAGCCGAGTTGGTTTGTGTTGCCCTGACCTAGAAACTGTGTGCCTTAAAGATCAAGCCCTTACAACTGAAA GTGTGGAGAAAGTAGTGGGATGGGCTTTGAGTCACCACTTTATGCATTGTTCTGAAGCCTCTGTCAATGATTCCAAAATTCTTATATCTTctgaaag CATTTTGTATGGATTGAGCGTTCTACATGGCGTACAAAATGAAAGCAAGAGCTTGAAGAAGTCACTGAAG GATGTGGTCACTGAGAATGAATTTGAGAAGAAACTTCTAGCAGATGTCATGCCTCCTAGTGACATTGGAGTTTCCTTTGATGACATTGGAGCCTTAGAAAATGTGAAGGATACCTTGAAGGAACTGGTTATGCTCCCTCTGCAAAGACCTGAATTGTTTTGCAAAGGACAGCTGACTAAG CCTTGCAAGGGAATATTGCTGTTTGGGCCTCCTGGTACTGGGAAAACAATGCTGGCAAAGGCTGTAGCAACTGAGGCTGGTGCaaactttataaatatatctatgTCGAGCATTACTTCGAAG TGGTTTGGAGAAGGCGAAAAGTATGTCAAGGCAGTGTTCTCTTTAGCTAGTAAAATCGCTCCTagtgttgtttttgttgatgag GTGGATAGCATGTTGGGAAGACGTGAAAATCCAGGGGAGCATGAGGCTATGCGTAAGATGAAGAATGAGTTCATGGTGAATTGGGATGGCCTGCGTACAAAAGATAAAGAACGAGTCTTGGTACTTGCTGCCACAAATAGACCTTTTGACCTTGATGAGGCTGTTATTAGGAGACTTCCCCGGAG ATTAATGGTTAACTTGCCAGATGCACCGAATAGAGAAAAAATCCTGAGGGTTATCTTGGCCAAAGAAGATTTGGCACCTGATGTTGATTTAGAAGCAGTTGCAAATATGACTGATGGCTATTCTGGGAGCGATATAAAG AATCTTTGTGTTACTGCTGCACATTGTCCTATACGAGAAATTTTAAAAACGGAAAAGAAG GAAAGAACTTTGGCATTGGCTGAGAATAGTCCATTGCCCACATTGTACAGCAGTTCTGACATCCGTCCTCTTAAGATGGAGGATTTTAGATATGCACATGAACAG GTGTGTGCAAGTGTGTCGTCAGAGTCCACAAACATGAACGAGCTCCTCCAATGGAATGATCTATATGGAGAAGGTGGATCGAGAAAGAAGAAATCGCTCAGCTATTTCATGTAG
- the LOC7478835 gene encoding uncharacterized protein LOC7478835 isoform X1, with protein MVETRRSSSSSSKRSLPPSSPPPSSKRCKAAAAAAASEVSSSTSDVPTPVLPIENTSQEKDSGSELDLQATKSGEETQAEELVSLDEVTANGEKSKGAVVLNKSKKRVPKSVKSNAKAAWGQLLSQCSQNPHKLINSTLFTVGQSRQCNLWLNDSSISTILCKLKHIERGGAPIALLEITGGKGAVQVNGKLYQKNETLALNGGDEVIFTTSGKHAYIFQQLTSNSLGTPGMPSVSILEAQSAPIKGIHIEARSRDPSDYAGASILASLSHLLPPAAKTGEDGQQNTDFSTLPSGCEASEDHVPDVEMKDGTSNNDPSDVSPSEKAVAPSSNAANENANADSMRLGACTNAVIGRIPNSTYELKPLLRMLAGSSSEFDKIFDERERREILKDLDPPPVLMSTRRQLFKDSLQKGILNPEEIEVSFDNFPYYLSDTTKKVLIGGAFIHLKCGNKVAKFACDLPTVSPRMLLSGPAGSEIYQETLTKALAKDAGARLLIVDSLQLPGGSIHKEADSSRESLKSERVSAFAKRAMQAALLTKKPTSSVEAGITGCSTFGSHARPKQETSTASSKNYTFKTGDRVKFVGTSLASAISSLQPPLKEPTIGLRGKVVLTFEGNSSYKIGVRFDQSIPEGNDLGGRCEEDHGFFCTANSLRLDSSGGEDVDRLAINELFEVALNESKNAPLILFLKDLEKSLVGNQDAYTSLKSKLENLPEKVIVMGSHTQIDNRKEKSHAGGLLFTKFGGNHTALLDLAFPPLIQDSFGRPSDRSKETPKAMKQLSRLFPNKVTVQLPQDEALLVDWKQQLERDIETLKAQANIFSFRSVLSRVGLCCPDLETVCLKDQALTTESVEKVVGWALSHHFMHCSEASVNDSKILISSESILYGLSVLHGVQNESKSLKKSLKDVVTENEFEKKLLADVMPPSDIGVSFDDIGALENVKDTLKELVMLPLQRPELFCKGQLTKPCKGILLFGPPGTGKTMLAKAVATEAGANFINISMSSITSKWFGEGEKYVKAVFSLASKIAPSVVFVDEVDSMLGRRENPGEHEAMRKMKNEFMVNWDGLRTKDKERVLVLAATNRPFDLDEAVIRRLPRRLMVNLPDAPNREKILRVILAKEDLAPDVDLEAVANMTDGYSGSDIKNLCVTAAHCPIREILKTEKKERTLALAENSPLPTLYSSSDIRPLKMEDFRYAHEQVCASVSSESTNMNELLQWNDLYGEGGSRKKKSLSYFM; from the exons ATGGTTGAAACCAGACgcagctcctcctcctcctccaaacgATCTCttcctccctcttctcctcctccCTCTTCTAAAAGATGCAAA gcggctgctgctgctgctgcatctGAGGTATCATCGTCGACCAGCGATGTACCGACACCGGTACTGCCGATAGAAAATACAAGTCAGGAAAAGGATTCCGGGTCTGAATTAGATTTGCAGGCTACTAAGTCTGGAGAGGAGACTCAAGCcgaggaattggtgtctttag atgAAGTCACTGCCAATGGAGAGAAATCCAAGGGTGCAGTAGTGCTGAACAAGTCAAAGAAGCGAGTACCAAAATCAGTAAAATCTAATGCCAAGGCTGCATGGGGCCAATTGCTGTCCCAATGTTCACAG AACCCTCACAAGCTGATAAATAGCACTCTTTTCACTGTTGGTCAAAGCCGACAATGCAATTTATGGCTTAATGATTCATCGATCAGTACTATTTTATGCAAACTGAAGCACATAGAG CGTGGAGGTGCACCTATTGCCTTATTGGAAATCACTGGGGGAAAAGGAGCAGTCCAAGTAAATGGTAAActttatcaaaagaatgaaactTTAGCATTAAATGGAGGCGATGAAGTGATTTTCACTACTTCTGGAAAACATGCATAT ATATTTCAGCAGCTAACAAGCAATAGCTTAGGCACACCAGGCATGCCTTCTGTGAGCATCTTAGAAGCCCAGAGTGCTCCTATAAAAGGGATTCACATTGAGGCAAGGTCTAGAGACCCCTCAGATTATGCAGGCGCATCAATATTGGCTTCTTTGTCACATCTTCTTCCACCTGCTGCCAAAACTGGTGAGGATGGGCAGCAAAATACAGATTTTTCCACCTTGCCTTCTGGCTGCGAAGCGTCCGAAGATCATGTTCCAGATGTTGAAATGAAGGATGGCACAAGCAATAATGATCCCAGTGATGTTTCCCCAAGCGAGAAAGCTGTTGCTCCTTCCTCTAATGCTGCCAATGAAAATGCTAATGCTGATAGCATGAGATTGGGTGCTTGTACAAATGCAGTTATTGGAAGGATTCCAAATTCAACTTATGAGTTAAAGCCATTGTTGCGGATGCTTGCAGGTTCATCTTctgaatttgataaaatatttgatgagaGGGAAAGGAGAGAAATCCTCAAGGATCTTGATCCTCCACCAGTTCTAATGTCCACTAGACGGCAGTTGTTTAAGGATAGTTTACAAAAAGGAATTCTAAACCCTGAAGAGATTGAAGTTTCATTTGACAATTTCCCATATTATCTAAG TGATACAACTAAGAAAGTTTTGATAGGTGGTGCATTCATCCATCTGAAATGTGGTAACAAAGTTGCAAAGTTTGCTTGCGATCTCCCTACTGTGTCCCCACGCATGTTACTATCTGGTCCTGCAG GCTCTGAAATATATCAGGAGACTCTGACAAAGGCACTTGCCAAAGATGCTGGTGCTAGACTATTAATTGTGGATTCGCTTCAATTGCCTGGT GGATCAATACACAAAGAAGCTGATTCTTCTAGAGAAAGTTTAAAATCAGAAAGAGTCTCTGCATTTGCCAAAAGAGCCATGCAGGCAGCATTACTAACTAAGAAACCTACTTCTAGTGTTGAGGCTGGCATAACTGGTTGCTCTACATTTGGTTCTCATGCCCGGCCAAAGCAGGAAACTTCTACTGCATCATCCAAAAACTACACGTTTAAAACAG GTGACAGAGTAAAGTTTGTGGGTACCTCCTTGGCATCTGCAATTTCTTCTTTGCAGCCTcctttaaa GGAACCAACAATTGGTTTACGAGGCAAGGTGGTCCTTACTTTTGAAGGAAACAGTTCCTATAAAATTGGCGTTAGATTTGATCAATCCATCCCAGAAGGCAATGACTTGGGCGGTCGTTGTGAAGAGGATCATGGTTTCTTTTGTACAG CTAATTCACTTCGTTTGGATAGTTCTGGAGGAGAAGATGTTGACAGGCTTGCTATTAATGAGCTCTTTGAG GTTGCTttaaatgaaagtaaaaatGCCCCCCTAATCTTGTTTTTGAAAGACTTAGAGAAGTCTCTGGTGGGAAATCAAGATGCATACACTTCCCTAAAGAGTAAGCTTGAGAATTTACCAGAGAAAGTTATCGTAATGGGCTCCCATACCCAGATTGACAATCGTAAGGAGAAG TCCCATGCTGGTGGTCTTCTATTTACGAAGTTTGGCGGCAACCACACTGCATTACTTGATCTTGCTTTTCCG CCTCTAATTCAGGATAGCTTTGGAAGACCGAGTGATAGGAGCAAAGAAACACCCAAAGCAATGAAGCAGCTCTCACGACTTTTCCCAAACAAAGTAACAGTACAGTTGCCACAG GATGAAGCGTTGCTTGTGGACTGGAAACAGCAGTTGGAGCGTGATATTGAAACTCTGAAAGCACAAGCCAACATTTTTAGCTTTCGTTCA GTTCTCAGCCGAGTTGGTTTGTGTTGCCCTGACCTAGAAACTGTGTGCCTTAAAGATCAAGCCCTTACAACTGAAA GTGTGGAGAAAGTAGTGGGATGGGCTTTGAGTCACCACTTTATGCATTGTTCTGAAGCCTCTGTCAATGATTCCAAAATTCTTATATCTTctgaaag CATTTTGTATGGATTGAGCGTTCTACATGGCGTACAAAATGAAAGCAAGAGCTTGAAGAAGTCACTGAAG GATGTGGTCACTGAGAATGAATTTGAGAAGAAACTTCTAGCAGATGTCATGCCTCCTAGTGACATTGGAGTTTCCTTTGATGACATTGGAGCCTTAGAAAATGTGAAGGATACCTTGAAGGAACTGGTTATGCTCCCTCTGCAAAGACCTGAATTGTTTTGCAAAGGACAGCTGACTAAG CCTTGCAAGGGAATATTGCTGTTTGGGCCTCCTGGTACTGGGAAAACAATGCTGGCAAAGGCTGTAGCAACTGAGGCTGGTGCaaactttataaatatatctatgTCGAGCATTACTTCGAAG TGGTTTGGAGAAGGCGAAAAGTATGTCAAGGCAGTGTTCTCTTTAGCTAGTAAAATCGCTCCTagtgttgtttttgttgatgag GTGGATAGCATGTTGGGAAGACGTGAAAATCCAGGGGAGCATGAGGCTATGCGTAAGATGAAGAATGAGTTCATGGTGAATTGGGATGGCCTGCGTACAAAAGATAAAGAACGAGTCTTGGTACTTGCTGCCACAAATAGACCTTTTGACCTTGATGAGGCTGTTATTAGGAGACTTCCCCGGAG ATTAATGGTTAACTTGCCAGATGCACCGAATAGAGAAAAAATCCTGAGGGTTATCTTGGCCAAAGAAGATTTGGCACCTGATGTTGATTTAGAAGCAGTTGCAAATATGACTGATGGCTATTCTGGGAGCGATATAAAG AATCTTTGTGTTACTGCTGCACATTGTCCTATACGAGAAATTTTAAAAACGGAAAAGAAG GAAAGAACTTTGGCATTGGCTGAGAATAGTCCATTGCCCACATTGTACAGCAGTTCTGACATCCGTCCTCTTAAGATGGAGGATTTTAGATATGCACATGAACAG GTGTGTGCAAGTGTGTCGTCAGAGTCCACAAACATGAACGAGCTCCTCCAATGGAATGATCTATATGGAGAAGGTGGATCGAGAAAGAAGAAATCGCTCAGCTATTTCATGTAG